CGTATGAGTCGTTCTGCTCCTCGACGGGTGCGGTAAAGAGACAGTGAAGATCTGAGTCGGTCGCCATGCGTATAATTGGTTTAGCTAGCACCGGAACTGCATTGATTCTGGTGTTTTTGATTCGCCGGTCCGACCGCTACTGATAGGGGTGGCAAACAGGCGGTGCCCCTCCACTACTGAGTGCGCCATCGAGCAGAAAGCGGCGACTACTCGAACTCGAACAGCCGACGGAGTTCGCGCTCGATGGCGTCAGTGAACGCCGACAGCACTGTGTCGAACGTCTCTTGATCGCCCGGCAAGGACTGCGCACGCGCCGCAGTGTCGTCGGGTAACCGGATGCTGAACGTCCCGTCACCCTCGTACACCGGCTCGCTCTCGCTGAGAATCTGTCTGTCAATTCCGCGAAGGACCTCAGAATCGTACTGGCCGTGCAGTTCCTGATAGGCGTTCGAGTACGCCGTTTCGAGTTCCTCGAAGTAGTGGACGTATTTCTCGTCGAACTTCTCGGCGTCGAACTCGGTCATAGATGCAGTGTCGCCGGGGCGAGAGTAAAGGGTTCTGTGACTGGCGGACGGCCAGCCCGGCGGTCATCGACCCGGTCTCAGTCGTAATCAGGTCCGTCTCACCGGGCGTCAAGCAGGTCGTCGAGGAGTTTCCGCTGGGCGGCGGCGAGGTGCTCGGTAAACGTCGAGGTGGAGATGTCAAGCGCATCGGCCACGTCGCCAGCAGTCGCGTCGCGCGGGTGCTCGAAGTACCCCATCTCGTGGGCACGGGTCAGCACCTCGCGCTGGCGGCCGGTCAGTTTCGCGCGGTCGAGCACGACCGGCCGGTCTGTCTCTGTAGACGTATCTTCGAGCAGTCGCCGAAGTTTGACCGTCTCGCCTTCCGACTGGAGGTCGGCAACAATCTCCCGCAGGGTCGGCATATCCTCGACGAGAAACGTGACGACGACGGATTCGGTATCCGCCGTGAACTTCTGGACAACACAGCCGGCCGCTTCGATACGTTCACAGACACAGCCCTGTTCGGCCGCCCGAGACAGTTGGAAGACGTGTCGCTGGTCGTACGCGAAGACACGGTCCACATTCGAGGAGTCGGTCTGTAGCGCTCTCGGCGGCTCATCACCGCCTTTGAGAGTGAATTCTTCGACGACACGGTCGGCACCGCCACTCGTTGCGCTCCGAGAGACCGACGCCACTGACCAGTCCTCGTCAGCGTGTGGCTGTACCTGACAGGACCGAGGACCGAACACTTCGATCTCGGCGAGCATTCGGCCCGACATGTCTCACGGATGACTTGGCTTACATAAAAAAGGGATTGCGAACATGTTCGTATAAAAAACCGCCATATAATGGGCCTAAGATGTCGGGCTACCAGTTCATCGGGGTTCTGGGTCAAACCCCGAACACAGCGACGTGGCGCGGCCGCTTGAATCGCCCGCGAACCGAGATATTACAAGATTATGAGACGCAACACGATACTCATCGGTCTGTTGATAACAGCGGTGTTGCTGCCGATGTGGTACGTCGCCTTGCACGGCGAGCCACCGTCGGAAGAAATCGCTATCGACGAAAGCGTCAGCGACATCCGCCCGCTCGATAGCATAGTAGAGACGCCGAACAAGCTGTCACCGAGCCAAGTCGGTGTCGTCGTCTGGGTCGCCCTGTTCGGTCTCGTGGGTGTGCTGACGGCCGCCCACCAGTTCATGAACAGGGCGGTCCGGCCGCCCGACGAGGCCGAACCGGTCACTGACGGCGGCAGCGTCTCGCTACCGTGGCTCGACACGGAGCACCGCTGGGTCGTCGAGTACCACGACGCCTCAGACGCCATCGAAGGACTCGTCGCCATGAGCGGGCTGACGGTCCTCTCTATCGTCTTCGCGGCGCTGTTCACCGGCGAGTACCTCACGCTTGCCCGCACCCAGTACTTCGGGCTGTACGCGACCGGGATGTTCCTCTCGCTCGCGCTCTCGACGGTCGCGTACTACGCTTGGTTCATGCCACACGTCGAAGTCGCGGAACTCAGGGGGCACAAATGATAGAGTATCCGAAACCCGATGACGACGAGGAACAGGGCGACGACTGCTCGTGTGACGGGGACACCGGAAAGTCCCCGACGCTGTATGGGGACGCTCGCGCGGAACTCCGCCGCCGTGACTTCGCGAAGTTCCTCGCGACCGTCGGCGGCCTGACTGCCGTTGCCAGCCTCACCGCACCGCTTGCCAGCACCACACAGGTCTTCGAGCGAGGATACGAGGGGCCGGTGTACTCCGACGGGATCCACCTCGTCGACAGCGAGGGCGAGCGCATCACGGAGGGACGGCTCTCCGAGGGCGAGCATATGACCGTGTTCCCGGAGCCCCGGCCCGGCATCGAGGACGCCCCGACGCTGCTGGTGCGCTACGCCGAGTCCGACTACGGCAGCGACATCGCGGAGGGGTTCACTGTCAGCGGCTACGCTGCCTTCTCGAAGGTGTGTACCCACGCCGGCTGTATGGTCTCGGACCGGGAGGAAGACCTCGTCGTCTGTCCGTGTCACTTCGGGAAATTCAACGTTCTGGAAGGGGCGGCGGTCAGCGGCGGCCCGCCGGGACGGGCGCTACCGCAACTCCCGATTACGATGACTAGCGACGGCCAGCTCGTCGCCACCGGTGACTTCGAGGGGCCAGTCGG
The Haloarcula sp. CBA1129 genome window above contains:
- a CDS encoding DUF5783 family protein, producing MTEFDAEKFDEKYVHYFEELETAYSNAYQELHGQYDSEVLRGIDRQILSESEPVYEGDGTFSIRLPDDTAARAQSLPGDQETFDTVLSAFTDAIERELRRLFEFE
- a CDS encoding helix-turn-helix domain-containing protein, whose protein sequence is MSGRMLAEIEVFGPRSCQVQPHADEDWSVASVSRSATSGGADRVVEEFTLKGGDEPPRALQTDSSNVDRVFAYDQRHVFQLSRAAEQGCVCERIEAAGCVVQKFTADTESVVVTFLVEDMPTLREIVADLQSEGETVKLRRLLEDTSTETDRPVVLDRAKLTGRQREVLTRAHEMGYFEHPRDATAGDVADALDISTSTFTEHLAAAQRKLLDDLLDAR
- a CDS encoding ubiquinol-cytochrome c reductase iron-sulfur subunit encodes the protein MIEYPKPDDDEEQGDDCSCDGDTGKSPTLYGDARAELRRRDFAKFLATVGGLTAVASLTAPLASTTQVFERGYEGPVYSDGIHLVDSEGERITEGRLSEGEHMTVFPEPRPGIEDAPTLLVRYAESDYGSDIAEGFTVSGYAAFSKVCTHAGCMVSDREEDLVVCPCHFGKFNVLEGAAVSGGPPGRALPQLPITMTSDGQLVATGDFEGPVGPGGE